CAATTGTACAGTGTAGTTGACTGCCGCCGGGAATCCAAAATCGGCTTTATTGTAGGCGAAAATTACGGTCTCTTCCGATATATCCTGATTCAGGATCAGTGAAGTTCCCGCCGAAGGACTTGTCAGGGCAGGTGCATTTGGATTGGCACTGATGACGGTTTCTATGGGATCAGTACATGCCCATGCACAAAGCAGGGTGAATACTGATAGAATTTTTATGTTCAATGTTTTCATTTCTCGATTATTTTTGGTTAGTAACCAGGATTTTGTTGTAATGTAGGATTTGCAATCAGATCTGCTTGGGGCAGTGGATATAAGTTTCTGAAATCCCCAACGGCCGAACCACCGAAAGTTCCGCCTTTCCATTGCCAAATATAGGCGGCGGTCGTAAATCTGCCGAACCGGATAAGATCGGTTCTTCGCGTAGCTTCCCATTTCAACTCCCTTGCCCGCTCATCAATGATGAAATCCAGGGTAAGTTCATTGGAAGTAATATTTCCGCTGCTGTCACCGTACGCCCTTTCTCGCAATGCATTGATGTAGGCCAAAGCCTGCGCCTGATTGCCACCGGAGCCACCTCTGAGTACAGCCTCCGCATACATCAGATAGGCATCAGCCAACCTGAACATAGGGAAGTCCACGCTGACCTGATCGCTTACCGGACCATCAGGCCTGTCTCCTGTTTCTTTGGTAATATTTCGGAATTTGATGATTCCATAACCATCCTGAAAGATGTTGATGTTCTCTACATCCAATTGCTGGTCATGGGTGTGGAACCAGCCCCTGGCATCAGGAGTCCCATCTACTCCCGGATAAAGGTTCACTAATTGAGGCCGCGCCCTCATACCTTGCCATCCTCCGGGAACTCCAAAATTATAGAAGTTTCGCATTGTTCCGCCTATAGCAGCGTTGACCAAAAATGTAGCGCCTCCCCAGGCCATGCTGCTGACCTGATCAAAGGAAATGGGGAAAATGATTTCATTGGATTGGTCATTGTCCGCAAAAAACAGATGGTTATAGTTGGGCTCCAGAGAATATCCTGCGCCGATCACTTCATTGAGCTGGGCAATGGCCTCAGTATATCGGGCCTCTCCAATGTAAACTTCAGCATTCAGGTACATTTTTGCCAAAAGCATTCTTGCCGCTGCCCGATCTGCCCGGGCATATTGATGCTGCCTAGGTGCGACCAACAATGGAATAACTTCCAACAGTTCCTTTTCGATGTAATCGAACAATTCTCTTCTATTGACCTGTCTGGGGAAGAAGGAGCCCACCGCATCCTCTTGTGTCACAAAGGGGACATTGCCATAAAGATCAAGGGCATGATAATAACTTAAAGCTCTTAAAAACCTGGCCTCAGCCCTGAAAAGTCTGGCAGTATTCTGATTTGCCTCGGAAATTCCTCTGGAATTCATGTTGGCATCACTGGTTTCCCGGATAAATTCATTGGCCAAAGTAATCTGATAAAATATCCGGTAATACATGGCCGCAACAAACCCGTTATCCGAAGACCAGGTCATGGTATTCAGAGCAGGCAGGCCTTCATCGTTCCATGAAATGATGGTTTCATCAGTTGGGAGCTGTTGGAGTTTCCATAAGGCCCTCAGATAAGTTGAAGCTCCTTCGTCCTGACCACCGATATCACCCCTTCCGTGGGGACCCGACTGACCACTGAGTGCCAGTCCGCCGTACATTTTGGCCAATACATGGATATAATTGTCAAAATCCTGATATACCTGTACGGAAGTCAGTTCGCCGAATGGCTCCAGTTCAAGATCCGTACATGCCGTAACGGTAAAAAAAGTTACCGTTAATATGGCTGAAATTTTTATAAATGTATTTTTCATCTTTTCAATATTTTGATTCCTAAGTCCCTAGCTGAATAAACGCATGGGACCTCAGAGATGGTTGTTTAGAATCCGAAGTTTACACCGAAGGAATAAATTCTGGGGAATGGATAGAAATTGTTATCTATACCGCCCGGTATTTCAGGATCAATTCCGGAATAATTGGTAAGAACAAAAGCATTTTGTATTGTGCCGCTTGCCCTGAGTGTGATCCTGGAGTTGAACACATTACCGAAGTTGTACCCCAGACTGATATTTTCCATTCGCATAAATGCTGCATTTTCAAGATAATAATCTGACCTAAGCCTGTAATTCTGGAAATTGGTATGCAAAACATCAGAAGTCATGTTGATCAGATAATCCGGAAACCTCAGACTTTGGTAGGCACCATTGGACGAACGGACGTTGTTATAAACTTTATGCCCAAGATTGCCTCTCATGACAAATCCTAAATCCCAGTTTCTATAACGGACCTGCGAATTGAACCCGAAGAAGTATCTTGGATCGGGAAATCCTCTTCTGATCAGATCCTGTTCATTGATAATTCCATCCCCACTCTGGTCAACATAGACATTTTCCAAAGGTGCTCCGTCAAGGCCATATACCTGCTGCCAAACATAGAATGAATTGGGCTGGAAACCCACCGTATGGACCTGAATGGTATTACCCGTTCCTCCTCCTATGCCGCCGACCAATATTCCGACTGCATCTTCTGCCACATTGCTCAGACTTAGTATATTGACCCGATTGTAAGTAAAATTTCCACCAATGTTCCAGTCAATATCTGGCGTTCTGAGTACATTATAGGTCAATCCCAATTCAAGACCAAAGCTTTCAATATTACCCACATTTGTAAAAAGCTGATTGGTAAGATTGGTTCCGGCAGCTACTGGAATCACAGCCAATAGGTCATTGGTTCTTCGGTAATAATAATCTATACTACCGAAAAGTTTGCCGTCATATAATTCATAATCAAGACCGGCATTCCAGGTCACGGTTTCTTCCCATTTAATATTCCTGTCATATCCTTCAGGTCTCAGCATATTATAAAATGTATCACCAAAACGGTACCGTGCTGCATCGTCACTGACAGTGTAGCGTGGGAGAAACGGGAAAAAAGAGCCGATGTCCTGTTGACCTGTCACACCGTATCCCAACCTTAACTTAAAATCAGTTAAGGTACTGTTGTTTATCAGGAAATCCTCTTCACTGATCCTCCATGCTGCTGCCAGAGAAGGGAAAATTCCCCATCTGTTTTCCGGACTGAATCTGGATGAACCATCAGTTCGGATCGTTCCTGTAAAGAGATATTTATCATTGATGCTGTAGTTGACCCTGCCAAAGAATGAAATCAACCTGTATTGCGGCCTTGTTTCCACCCCGGCAGGAGTAAGAACCACGCCTTCCTCATTGACTCTTGCAAAAGAAGGGTTTTCAAATAAAAAATCCTGCCAGGAATATCCAGCTATAACATCAAGCCGATTGCCATTAAATTCCCTGAGATAGTTCAGGTAAAAATCCGCAAGAAGATTCCGCTTGTTTTGGGCATATTTGGCAATCGATCCACCCTCATTGAATCCTGCCGCCGAGCTAGAGGGAATTATTACTTTACCATCACTTTCACTGATATCATATCCCAAATTCAGATTGGCCCTAAGCCCTTCAACATAGGGTATAGCATAATCCAACTGAAGATTGCCGAGGCTTCTTTTGACTTCACCTCTATCATCCCTTTGTTCCAAAAGACCGACCGGATTTCTTGGAGCGAGGTTTTGGGGTGAACCATCCGCATTGACCCACTCCCAGAAGCCCCCATACCCTTCAGGATCATAAATAGGCTTGGTAGGGTCAAAAACCGCCGCCGCTCCTATGGCTCCTTGATTGGCAAATTGGCTGACTGTATATGCACCACGTACATTAAAGTTGATTTTCAATCGGTCATTCAATAAAGTAGGAGTTAGACTGATTCCGGCAGAAGTCCTGTTGAAGTTGTCCCTTCTCAGAACTCCGTCCTGATTGAGATTTCCAACAGAAATCCTATAAGGTATTCCCTTAAAAGAACCACTTAGACTGACATTGTTGTCAAAGCTGATCGCATCCTGAAAAATCGCATCCTGCCAATTGGTATTGGCATCCCCCAACAATGCCTGCTGGGATGGGGAAGCCTGATCCAGGACAGCATCCCTAAACTGCTGTGGATTCAGTACATCGATATTGCTGGAGATCTGGGACACCGACACCAATGAATTGACATTGACACTGAGATCCTGTCCTTTTTTACCTTTGCGGGTAGTGATAAGGATTACCCCATTGGAAGCCCTGGAACCGTAAATGGCAGTAGCCGAGGCATCCTTCAGGACATCAAAAGTTTCAATGTCATTGGGATTGATGAAGTTGAGTAGATTGGGAGTACCGGCAACGCTGGAATTGTCCAGCGGAACTCCGTCAATTACGATCAAAGGGTCATTGCTGGCATTCAATGACGAACCTCCCCGAATCCTGATCCTTGCTCCGGCTCCCGGACGTCCGGAATTGGGCGTAATCTGGACACCGGCTATTTTTCCGGTGATCAATTGCTCCGCATTGGTGACCTGGCCGACATTGAAATCTTCCCTGCTCACAGATCCTACTGATCCTGTCAGGTCGGATTTTCGCTGGGTTCCGTAACCGATCACCACTACTTCATTCAACTGCTTGGTATTCCCTTCCAACTGTACATTGACAATGGATTGGTTTCCAACTCTTACTTCCTTTCTGGAAAATCCGATAAAGCTGAATACCAAAACATCATTAGGGGAATCCACCTCGATGGAATAACTTCCATCAATATCGGTAATGGAGCCTTTGGTCGTCCCTTTGATGCTTACATTGACAAAGGGCAATTCTTCTCCCGTACTCTGATCCGTCACTGTTCCGGTTACCAACTTTTGCTGAGCAGCTGTTTGCTGCCAATTCATCAAGGCTATCACCGTAAGTGCGATTTTCATTACAGTAAATAATTTCCGCATAATCGTACTATTTTTGGTTTATTGTTAAATTTCTATTTATTCCGGTCAAATTGGTCTTGGTTTAAGGATACCCTCGATATTTATCCAACCTAAATCAGGCTGCATTTTTGCAAGGGAATTTGTTCCTATTTGGATTTCTTCAACCATATTTTTCCTATTTCAATCAGAAAGGGAGAACTGTTCGATTCACCGATATCAATATTTTCAAATGTTATCTCTATTTTTTCTACTTGTTCAAGTCCATAATGATTAACTCCATTGTCTGATTGACTGTACAAAGGCATAAATTCCGGATAGGGTCTGGGCAACAACAAAGCCCCGCCATCCGCCTTCAGGTCTTTCAGTGCGATCTCTATTTCCTGAAATGAGGTATTTAATTCAACCTTTGTATTCCTTGCACCTGAATTTTCATAGGTAAAACCTATCTTGATGGGTAATTTTTCTCTTCCCACTACCCTTGCCTGGAGGATGATTTTGTTAAAGTCTTCTCCTGAAGTTAACCGGTCCATCAGTTTATCTTTAATTGGATATTGAAAACCCATCAGATCTGATGTGGAAGGTTCTTCTGCTCTCAATTCCAACAACATTTCCCCAGAAAAATACCCTGCCTCCAACCTTGTCCTGAATCCTTCTATATATGTCGGATAAATATGTATTTTTTGATCATGGGCCGGATTGAAAATTTCCAAGGCACCGTCTTCTCTGGCCACATATACTTTCCAGGTTTGAGGTGGGTCTGAAGCCCAATGCAATTCGGAAGATTTTTCTCCACTCGGAAAATAGACCGTTTCACCATTTTCCTCCACGGCAATCCGATATGTCAGCATCCCGGGATTCAATACCTCAGCAGGTATTTCAGCTTCATAATCATAAGGAGAAATAGCTTCCATAGGAAGTTCCTGAAAGCGGTCTCCCCCTAGCCTGAATTGAAGGGTTGCCTTAATCGGGGACGTACTTGCTGTTTTTGCTTTGATTTTGAAAGGTCTATTAGAGGACAATTCGAAAGGGGGCTTATGTAATAGGGCCACGGAATTATGTGTTGGTCTTGGTGCAACAAATTCCCTGATTCCGATTGCACCTATTTTTTGATTTTTAAGATCAAATTTTTTCCCTTTTTTGTTAATCAGGTATGTTCCTGGTCGTATCGGAATTGAACCGGCTTTTGCCACGGTTTTATAAGAGTTTCCATTGTCAAGTGGCATTACATTGAAGTCCACGCCGAGTTCATTCAAATTTATTTGCATGGGGTGTTCACTCCAGATAACCCGGGTTACTGACCTGTCAGGTGATGTTTTTGCAAACGGATCCCTAAGTGGAACTGCATCGGGCATGACTTCTAGCCTCCAAACGCCACTTTCCAGTTTATCCAAAAAATAGGCACCTAACCCTTCATATTTTACCACCTGAGAAGAACCAACACCCGCAAGGTGTTTTAATTTTTTTGGGTTTTTAGGGGTTGAGTTAGTGTTATTTGAATAATAAAATATCTCTTCTGAATTCATCTCGCTCAGAGATTCATGATAACTGACCCTAATTGGTCCAAACTGATTGTTGTCCGGATAATTTCCGTAATTTTCCTTTAAGGGGAGATTCCGGAACGCTTTGCCCGCGATCATCATACTGATAGCTTTAGCCGGTGTATAAATCAGGTTGAGGTAATGGGTCTGGTACTCTGTATTGGTATGGGCAATCGCCAAGGGATCATAGGCAAACTGGGTTGCCCATTGGAAGCCAGCCTTTCTGAAGCTTCTGGCCATAGCAGGATACATATAGGATCCCATGATATCCGCAGCATCAAATTCGTAAACCATCAAAGGCTTTTGATGGAATTCGGGAATGGAATCAAATGGAATATGGTACCTGTTGACGTGGGGCAGGTAGTTTTCCTGGAGGGTTTTGCCATAAACGAGACCAGAAGGATACCACTGAAAGCTGAAGCCATCTGCCTCTGAACCTGCAACGGCATCTGCATAATGAGGACCCTGACTGATGTTGTAAAATATAGGTTTGGAGAATCCGGTACCTGTAATGGCTCTTTTGAGCCTGTTGATATAGGCTGTCACACCCTCCTTGGGCCCGCTATGGGCCGGTTCATTGTTGATTTCAGCAGCCACCACATTTGGATCTTCCTGATAGCTCATCTTGGTATAAGGATTGACATGTTCAAAGAACTGCCTCAGGTAGTTTTCCTGTGCTGAAATGGCTTCTTCATGTGTGGTGAGCTTGCCCCTGCCATAGTGTCTCGAAAAACCGGGGGTGTCCCCGTCGGGCTCCGGATATCCGTTTCCCCAAAAAGCAATAGGGGTGATAATTGTACTGATTTCCCTCTTTGCCAATTCGGACAATAAAAAATCAAAAAGGCGTAAATGTTCATTTTCCAAAAGATTTCCATCTACATCCGAAATCT
This window of the Aquiflexum balticum DSM 16537 genome carries:
- a CDS encoding RagB/SusD family nutrient uptake outer membrane protein; this encodes MKNTFIKISAILTVTFFTVTACTDLELEPFGELTSVQVYQDFDNYIHVLAKMYGGLALSGQSGPHGRGDIGGQDEGASTYLRALWKLQQLPTDETIISWNDEGLPALNTMTWSSDNGFVAAMYYRIFYQITLANEFIRETSDANMNSRGISEANQNTARLFRAEARFLRALSYYHALDLYGNVPFVTQEDAVGSFFPRQVNRRELFDYIEKELLEVIPLLVAPRQHQYARADRAAARMLLAKMYLNAEVYIGEARYTEAIAQLNEVIGAGYSLEPNYNHLFFADNDQSNEIIFPISFDQVSSMAWGGATFLVNAAIGGTMRNFYNFGVPGGWQGMRARPQLVNLYPGVDGTPDARGWFHTHDQQLDVENINIFQDGYGIIKFRNITKETGDRPDGPVSDQVSVDFPMFRLADAYLMYAEAVLRGGSGGNQAQALAYINALRERAYGDSSGNITSNELTLDFIIDERARELKWEATRRTDLIRFGRFTTAAYIWQWKGGTFGGSAVGDFRNLYPLPQADLIANPTLQQNPGY
- a CDS encoding SusC/RagA family TonB-linked outer membrane protein, producing the protein MRKLFTVMKIALTVIALMNWQQTAAQQKLVTGTVTDQSTGEELPFVNVSIKGTTKGSITDIDGSYSIEVDSPNDVLVFSFIGFSRKEVRVGNQSIVNVQLEGNTKQLNEVVVIGYGTQRKSDLTGSVGSVSREDFNVGQVTNAEQLITGKIAGVQITPNSGRPGAGARIRIRGGSSLNASNDPLIVIDGVPLDNSSVAGTPNLLNFINPNDIETFDVLKDASATAIYGSRASNGVILITTRKGKKGQDLSVNVNSLVSVSQISSNIDVLNPQQFRDAVLDQASPSQQALLGDANTNWQDAIFQDAISFDNNVSLSGSFKGIPYRISVGNLNQDGVLRRDNFNRTSAGISLTPTLLNDRLKINFNVRGAYTVSQFANQGAIGAAAVFDPTKPIYDPEGYGGFWEWVNADGSPQNLAPRNPVGLLEQRDDRGEVKRSLGNLQLDYAIPYVEGLRANLNLGYDISESDGKVIIPSSSAAGFNEGGSIAKYAQNKRNLLADFYLNYLREFNGNRLDVIAGYSWQDFLFENPSFARVNEEGVVLTPAGVETRPQYRLISFFGRVNYSINDKYLFTGTIRTDGSSRFSPENRWGIFPSLAAAWRISEEDFLINNSTLTDFKLRLGYGVTGQQDIGSFFPFLPRYTVSDDAARYRFGDTFYNMLRPEGYDRNIKWEETVTWNAGLDYELYDGKLFGSIDYYYRRTNDLLAVIPVAAGTNLTNQLFTNVGNIESFGLELGLTYNVLRTPDIDWNIGGNFTYNRVNILSLSNVAEDAVGILVGGIGGGTGNTIQVHTVGFQPNSFYVWQQVYGLDGAPLENVYVDQSGDGIINEQDLIRRGFPDPRYFFGFNSQVRYRNWDLGFVMRGNLGHKVYNNVRSSNGAYQSLRFPDYLINMTSDVLHTNFQNYRLRSDYYLENAAFMRMENISLGYNFGNVFNSRITLRASGTIQNAFVLTNYSGIDPEIPGGIDNNFYPFPRIYSFGVNFGF
- a CDS encoding glycoside hydrolase 5 family protein, with translation MKISVCNLILVLVLAISAPGTSYAQKKKTKESNPVYVDENGILRWQESKKEASFFGVNYSTPFAFAYRAHQSLGVDLEQAIREDVYHMSRLGFNAFRVHVWDTEISDVDGNLLENEHLRLFDFLLSELAKREISTIITPIAFWGNGYPEPDGDTPGFSRHYGRGKLTTHEEAISAQENYLRQFFEHVNPYTKMSYQEDPNVVAAEINNEPAHSGPKEGVTAYINRLKRAITGTGFSKPIFYNISQGPHYADAVAGSEADGFSFQWYPSGLVYGKTLQENYLPHVNRYHIPFDSIPEFHQKPLMVYEFDAADIMGSYMYPAMARSFRKAGFQWATQFAYDPLAIAHTNTEYQTHYLNLIYTPAKAISMMIAGKAFRNLPLKENYGNYPDNNQFGPIRVSYHESLSEMNSEEIFYYSNNTNSTPKNPKKLKHLAGVGSSQVVKYEGLGAYFLDKLESGVWRLEVMPDAVPLRDPFAKTSPDRSVTRVIWSEHPMQINLNELGVDFNVMPLDNGNSYKTVAKAGSIPIRPGTYLINKKGKKFDLKNQKIGAIGIREFVAPRPTHNSVALLHKPPFELSSNRPFKIKAKTASTSPIKATLQFRLGGDRFQELPMEAISPYDYEAEIPAEVLNPGMLTYRIAVEENGETVYFPSGEKSSELHWASDPPQTWKVYVAREDGALEIFNPAHDQKIHIYPTYIEGFRTRLEAGYFSGEMLLELRAEEPSTSDLMGFQYPIKDKLMDRLTSGEDFNKIILQARVVGREKLPIKIGFTYENSGARNTKVELNTSFQEIEIALKDLKADGGALLLPRPYPEFMPLYSQSDNGVNHYGLEQVEKIEITFENIDIGESNSSPFLIEIGKIWLKKSK